The genomic window CTACCAATACTACATATATAGCGATCAGTGTCAAGCACCAAAACATATCAAATCCAACAGTTACAAAACGAGACGTGCTACGACTACCAGATACAGCCTACAGCTAGTAACCACTTAACTAGCAAAAAACAACTCTCGCTCATCCACAGTTCATCAACACGTCGTCGTGATCGCGGCATTGgctggcggcgccgtcgtcgtcgtcctcggacGCCACAGCGCGCCGAGGAACGCGTCGCTCCTGCGCAGCTCCCTCCAGCGTCGCTTCACGGCGCACGAGCTGCGGCCGTAGACGGCCCTGCTGACGTCCTTCcatcggcggccggcggcgaagccagcgtcgtcgtcgaggcgCAGGCAGAGGcgggcgagctcggcgtcgtcggcgacggtgaAGGGGCGGTGGAAGACGTCGCGGGCGAGGTGGTCCCTCCACCTGTCGCGGCActgcgcgggcgagcggcggcgcggcatctGCGCCGCCACGCGGCGCCAGTGGCGGGAGCCGTGCTCCATGGCGAGGCGCTCCAGGACGGCGTCCTCCTCGGGCGTCCACGCCGGCGGGAGCCTGAAGCGGAGGACGCACCtcccgagcggcggcgacgacgcaggTGAGGAAGCGACGgtggtagaggaggaggaggaggaggaggagaactcCATGTCCATGGCGTGTGACGCGTCGacggtgtgtgtgtgtggatgaATGAATTGAACCGAGGACACAATGCTCGTTTCACTTATAGCCACGCACCTGCAGAGGCCATGTCCGACTCGGATTGGTAGTTCgacttcctttccttttttcagAAACTTTCGTGTCTCCGCTTCGGATTAAAGCACGTAATACTACTGCGAATCCGATTAGGTTTCTTCAGTAAGCTAGTACGGAGTAATGAGCTTAGATTGCTCATCGTTTTGCTTCATTGATtgatggtttggtttggtggCTTAGGCTGGTTGGGCCTGCACGTGTAGGCCCACGCTAAATTTCAGCCCACGAGTATACCGCTCCGCCTGGGTCACACATacaaggaataagtccacattGACTCCCTTAAGTACCAACCGAATCTGATTTGTATCCTTCAATTGCAATATCAGATAAATCGACcgccaactattaaaaccggtgcaatttgactccctacgtggttttggaggacggttccactgacgtggcatctacGTGGCATCATTGACCTGGTATGTggggttgacgtggcgcttaggaggcataagaattaaaaacattaAACATATATGTGGGCCCCTTACgtcattcacaaaaaaaaagaaattatggggcccattgacatgtggggtccacatgtcatcccctCTCTATCCTTTTTCTTCCaacctctctcccccttctctctatGTTTCTCATCCTCCACTTCGGCACAGGATTTGGAGCGGTGGCGGGGAGCGCCGAAGCTGCAGTTGGGGCGGAAGTGGAGCGGGCGGGAAATGGGCCTTGACTTTTATGGCGCGCTGCTCTGGCACCGCTTGTTGGCCCCGTGGTCCTCAAGGTGGCGACCATCGCCAACGGTGGCGTCGGATGCGAAAGCTCATCGTACCTCCGGTCGTACGCACACTACTtcagccccccccccccgctgccgccgcaacAGCTCCCGTCCTCTGACTGCTGTCGCTGCTCCGGCCCTCACTAGCCACAGCGAGGGAGTCCCGCCACTCGTCGTGGTCATCTCGTGCCCCATCGCCGCTgctctcgtcgtcgtcccgcCGCACTGCTATGGTGAAGCCGGCCGGGAACGAAGGGCCGAAGCCATTCGAATGGGGAAGAGGAGGGCGGTGGTTCAGACAAGCGAGGCACAACGACTTAGAGACCAAGACCTCAACGGCGCGCGGCCTAGCTCGGAGGCAGCGGGCAAAGCTGGAGTTTAGCGGGGTTACATTGCCAGAGCAGCACGTACGAGCTAGAGTTGGTTAGGGACAAAGGTGGTTGCTAGCCGCAGCCGCTGCTTCTGCTCTGGCCCTCGCCCCTCCGCTGGCGCCAGCATCGCCACTACTCCAGTCCTTGCCCCACCGCCGTCACTCCAGATCTCGCAccgaaggggagaggaagagaaacagagagagaaagagaaggggaagggggagagagggaggaggaaaaagGATAGAGAGGGGATGACATTTGGGCCCCacatgatgaggacatcacttcaTCGGATATACACATAACTTCACACATTCCAATGAAAATTCTCAGTCTAATCCAGTTCAGCCTCCGAAGACAGCACTGActttcaaacggacctagcacCTTCAtaccaactccgatttgggtgatcttgcaCCTGATGGAAAGCTTACCTCGCTACCTTTCAAACACATCTAAtatcatatccaaattcattttgaGTCAACATGAATCATCAAAACAAGGCAGTGTTGTTACTGAAACCGAACTAGGGCCTTGGGTCTTGGgacttgtaatagactaggcccatctcggaagtgtcttcctccacctccacgaattagcacttaaccctagatttattttcctctataaatgtCTATGTATGCCCTCTAgaacaattgggttttgtttagttgaattttgccaagtatcattcaccttgtctctaatcctcgctcgattagtcggcaCCTATAGATTCAGAgtccccaatagttggtgtgttgatttaccgggtcgattagatctaccacttcaatcgcaactattcctttgtgTTTAATCACCTATtcacaatatttagattgcatcttatcttgttcttgcagtgctCTCTTGTTTGCATTACAGGGATCATCAACTGCGTATCACGATTGCTTCGAAATCGTCTGTagtgtagcgattgcacggcgtcCTAGACATAGCCTGGTTGGTAGCCACATCGCAAATGTTGCACTCGATCAAAGtgagagttatcccctcacctgAAGATCATGTCGTGAGAGAGAACGTCATCACCACATGTCGGTGGGCTctatttttttgtgtgaatgacaaatgaggcccaatatgtttttaattcttgTGCCACCTAAGCGGCATGTCAACACCACATACCAGGTCAACACTGAAACGTagatgccatgtcagcaaaaccgccctccaaaaccaccaagggagtcaaatcgCTCCGGCTTTAATAGTTTGGGAGTTGAAATATCCGGTATTGCGGTTGAAtgatacgaatcagattcggtCACTAGTTAAGAGAGTCAAAGTGAATTTATTCCTTCCATAGTATCGCCTCCACCATTGATCGAAACCGGTTTAATTTGACTCCCGTAGAGGTTTGGAggccattttctttttcctatgtGGCGCATGCATGACGTCTGGACATATATTGTACAATCttctattttacacttacaaTCGTGAAAATACTTTGTCTCACCTACCATCTTTTAATCAACTTTAACTACTTCCTTTTTAAAAGTAACATTTGAATTACAAAAGCTTTTTACGACTGAATGGCACTTTGgaccattttttttatcgacGAAGTTTCGTTTTTATCAtcttttactcaatatttgaattacccctaaactatttttAAGCACATTATCGACTTCAAGTAGGATGAATACGGGCGGGTACGATCGGATTTGGCATCCCCATTTCCTAACCTATATTTTTCTGCAAATTCGAAGAGGAAAGTGTCGGATAACATATCGCTCATATTGTATCATGTGCCATATTATTTTCTCCAAATTGGATTCATAAatgaatatttatatataattcataaatATATACAAGTCTTCTCGTATcctaaatcaattttttttgcggATTTGGATTCGAACTTAGATAGTATGCTGCATTCTATTGTCCTCCCATATTTTTTCCGCGAGCTTTAGGGTGGATGGATGGTCGGAAAATATCCGTCCCATTTTCACTCCTAACCTCGAGTACATCCACTCTAGCATGATCACGAGCCGCCCTACACATAGATTGATCTTATCTTTGCCAAAGTAGAGACTAATAGAGAAGATAATTAGGGTGGTATAaagtaaaacaaaaatgaaCTTACTTCAAAGCGAAAGGAAGTACCTATATAACATTCGTCAGTTTTGTAGgagaaaaactttcaaatataactagtatgtaattacagtgtaactattTAACTAGTATTTAACTAATACGTAAGTTATATGtaaattgatcttttttttttctaaaaacaccCTTCATTGCAAGTGGCTAGCGCAGTGGACTTGCAAGCAACAAGTCAAGGGTTTGATTCCCTACTTGCGCAcgtgcaattctttttttttatctcggtAGCACCAatcttaaagaacatttgatagtgaaaaatttgaaagttttgaagAAATAAatgtgttgaaagttttttgGCAAAATCAAAGCGAAAATATCAAGCAAAGAGTGATCTGAAATAAAACTTTGGTAGAAAGAATATATCCCAAACAGTAATTTACTTTTCCTTTATTACTCCGTGACATATACTAAGATCTTCCTCCACAATATCATTTCCTTGTAATATACAATCTGTACATCAAATCcgttccctcctccttttctttccttttccccTCAATGTATCTACACCACAACAAGGATCTTATAACCCAGAGTAACGTGGTCACTGATTTGTGGGCCCGTGAGTAATGACACGTCACGCTTCCATCGATCTACACCGGCTATGCCCGCCGCTATGGTACACCGCAAAACTCGCGCGCAAATGCGGAGTTGAGGAGAAAACGTGCAACCCTTCACTGCCTTGCCTCCgtgccgccgtcatcgccgccgccgccgccgacgaggtagAGCTTCTGCCCGTCGTGGACCATGTCGACGTCGAGCActctggcgccgtcctcgccgagcAGCCGGAGCccctcgccggagccggcgaGGCCGAGCTTCTCCTGCGCCGAGCTGACGAGCCCCTCGATGGTGTGCGGGATCCACACCACCAccccttcccgccgccgctcgccgccgtcccacGGGTGGTGCGGGAACACGGAGCACCGCCGCGGGTGCATCTTGTCCcgcacctcctcgccgcgctccgggAACCTGGAGAGCTCGCCGGACTTGGCCGCCTCCAGCAGCTGCACCATCGTCCGGCTCCCGCACCTGCGCCCTTCGTCCAGCGGCGTCGTGCCCCACCGGTCGGTGGCGAACACGctggcgccggcgtcgacgagcaGCTTCGCCATCAGGTAGaggccctcggcggcggcgatgtggagcggcgcgcggtggtCGTAGTCCCTCGCGTTCGGGTCGCCGCCGTAGGCGAGCGCCCGCCGGACGAAGTCCGTGTCGCCTCTCGCCACCGCCGTGCACAGGTGGCTCCCGGCGTTCTCCAGGCTCAGCTTCGCCCCCTTGCTGAACAGCAGCGTCGCCACCCGGTCGTGCCCCTGCTTCACCGCCTCCAGCAATGGCGTGTTGCCAAATTTGTCTGATCAAAAGAAGTTCAGAGAACTGAATTAGTTGCTGCTGCTTCCGAAAAAGAACTGAATTGGTTGCAAGATTGCGACGAACTGATCGACCATTACCGGAAAGATCGATGTCGACGCCTTCGTGGAGGAGGAACTGGACGACATCTTCGAACCCTTTGCAAGCCGCAAGATGCTGCGACGAAGACGAAGACACAAAAATCCAAATTAAGTCGAATCATGAGCAAACGCATCGGCAAGATCAAAAGCTTCCATGGATTGCAGATTTTCGTACCAGAGGAGATCGCCCGTCGTAATCGGTGTTCTTGGGATCGGCTCCTGCACGGATCAGGCTCTTGAGCTGATGCATGTCACCGTAGAACGCAGCGTTGTTCACTCGCAGCGTCAGCTCTGCCTCTTGCTTCCCGATGTGGAACGTGATGTCGGATTCCAGCTGCTTGATCCGGCTGCCGTATTCGCTACTCTGCAGTCACAATTCACAGTGCAAACCAGTAAGAAAAAATCTATCAAATCATGCATGAATTGCAGATGTTTTGCAGGATGGATTTCACTTTCAGAATCTGACAACATGAGTGCCATTTTGGCTGTCTCTGCAGTGTACCTCAGAAAGGTTGCTCAGAATTCTTCTTCCATCAACGAAGAAGATCTCCAGGATGTTTGTGAAGGATTGCTTGTCAAGCCGCAAAAGACGACAAAGTTCGCAGACACGAACGGTGAAGGGTTGTGGGATATTGCAGAGAACAGCGATTTCTCCGAAAGAACTTTCAGGCTCTAGCATTAGAATGGTCTCTTCTTGACCATCTTCACCAATGCCAACACCTTCCTACGCACAAGAAAAATATCATTGGTAAGTACTGAATTACTGATAGAATCATATCTAGTTACAAATCTGGAGCCTCTGCATTTTCTTAAGTAGTATTTTGAATAAAAATGCATTCCATATCAAACTCATTGGAATAGTGAAAGAATTAGGCTTTTGTGAGTTCAGGCTTGAACTCACCAGTGCCCCATGACAGACAAAGTACAGTTGATCAACTGCACTTCCCTGCTCCAAAATAACCTCTCCGGGTAGGAAGAACTCTTCCTGCAGCCTGATCACCTGCCACATCAGAACATGTTAGAGAAAATATGGGGAAAAAAATCCAGATTGAAATTTGTATGAAATGTCCATGTATTGTAGTCTGACCAAAATAAAGGGGTACTTACAATCTGTTGAATGAATTCTGCTGAACATCCTTTAAACAGTGGAATGCTTTCGATATATGGCTTATACAGTGTTTGTGAAATCTGCAGATTTAATGCAATGTATTGTTAATCACAACAGATAAAAAGAAAGTTGATATACCATGTGTACAGAAGCATCAGTATAGTAAACTTACACGAATACAGTTTTCAAAACTGTATCACACAAGGGTGGgaaataaaaatttaatatttttttgaacgaacaacaaaaattaaataaagcATATCCTTACCTTCGCACGAATTGAGACTGGGATATCCTGAAGGACAGAAGCTTCAGTGTAGCTGCTCTCATACTGCAACCTCAAATGTCCTTTAATCTGTTCCCTTATGTCCTTTCCAAGCTTGTTTCTGTTCATGTACCTGATAACTTCTTTCATCTTATCCCTGAACCGCTCAGTTCTCGAGCCCTTGACAATAAGTGCAGTCATGTTACCAATGAGGTAGGCTCCAAGAATCATATCAAAGGAAACATAAATCATGATGAATATCATCTCCCTGACATTCACAGCATGAATGTCACCATAACCTGCAAAAATGAAAAGAACATTTCAGCATCTAAAAAAGTTAAGTTAATTTTACAGACTACAAGGATGACTCTGGACTGAAATGACACCAGAACTTACCAACAGTTGCCATGGTGACTATGGCAAAGTACAGCGATGTCATATAACGCTTGGTAAGATCAATCTCCCTGAAATGAGAATAACTATAGTCTCCCAACTGCAAGCTCCCTATCCATGTATATCCTTCCATTGATTCAGGAAGTGTTGTTGCAAGATAGTAGAAGATACATGCTGCTGTGTGCGTACAGTAGAGTTCCACAACTATGAGTTTCACAATCCTAGTAAACAGGTAATTTATACGGATATCTTTTTCCATGCTCCTGAAGAACTCTGTCACCTTCATAGCTCGTGTCAACCGAATCCACAATAGGTATCTTACTTCTTCTTTACTTCCACAAGCCTGATTCAAAATCAACGCATAAAAAACGAAGAAATATAAGCCAAATGTTTACCGCAATATAATGCCATGTTAACCAAAGAAAATTTTGTTAGATAAAGACCAACCTTATAGATAGCATCCCACGGAAAACAACCAAGAAGATCAAAAATGAAGCTTGATTTACAATATCTGAATTCAAACAGCAACAACAGATGTCACAATTGAGTTACTGCAGATCATATTTCAGGTGCAAATGCCTAAACAGAAGTTCCCTCTATTGTAACAGCACATTTTCAGCAACCTAAATAATTGATACTAGTTCTAACATATCATTATCAAGATGCATCCATTTTGATGGTTCTGAATTTCATAGTTCTAGCTGAATTTCAAGCAAGTGATGAGGAAGTTTTATTACCGGAGAGCGATGGAGGTGGGATTGTGAACCATGCGGTAGGTGTCAGGATCACGGTAGGCCACGAAGAACCTGAGAACAATGTCGATGAGGAAGGCGATCTGACCAGCTATGTCTAGGAAGAAGAGGTTCCTGGGGAGCCCCCTGAAGAAGCCAAATTCCAATGGCGTGAAGAAGGAACTGTACACTGCCCACACTAGTATGAACCTCGTCCATAACCGATACCACCTGCAGTGattccaaaaaaatattaaaaccatAAGGTCATCCACAACTTAATATATGCACAAACAGCAATACAATTTGGTTGCCTGGGAAAGGTGTGAACTCTTAACTGCTGGGACTAGCTAGAAATAAGGATGCAAATCTCGTCAGTTACCAGCATAGCAACCAGAACAATATTAATTCTAATTCTAAATATAACGTTCAAATTGTAACTTATTCGAAATGTATATTTTCTTGCAAAGTCATACATAGATACATTAATGTATTTTATGAACTGGCCGATTATCAAACGGAcccgtattttttttaaaaaaaaagaaaaaaaattcataccCTTAGACCTTAGCTAGCTGAGAAACTTCATGGTCCTTCAGATGTActagaaatataaattttgcTATGTTGAGAGTTACCAAACTATACACTAAAATATGGCATCTTCTTGTAAAACCACTTTAGCTAGAAACACCAAACAACCTTAGATTATTAGGTAAATTTTGGTTGTTAGGCCGAAAAAAGTATTGCTGAACACTGCAGAGACCAAAGAAGTTGTCCCGGGTGAGTTCATACGCATAACCCATTATGCACATGCAAATGTCTGAGATGATGTGGCCCTGAGTGGGTTCCTAATGTG from Oryza glaberrima chromosome 6, OglaRS2, whole genome shotgun sequence includes these protein-coding regions:
- the LOC127776368 gene encoding transcription factor MYB73-like, whose product is MDMEFSSSSSSSSTTVASSPASSPPLGRCVLRFRLPPAWTPEEDAVLERLAMEHGSRHWRRVAAQMPRRRSPAQCRDRWRDHLARDVFHRPFTVADDAELARLCLRLDDDAGFAAGRRWKDVSRAVYGRSSCAVKRRWRELRRSDAFLGALWRPRTTTTAPPANAAITTTC
- the LOC127778015 gene encoding potassium channel KOR1 translates to MGRGIGSKRRVEDDDGENMPGRKKKEEEEEEEEDDDGEEEYEVDVVRDRIGSSRGSRLALFGSDLRLGRFRPRRRRRRRVAPVDGDDGIFQDFVIDPDNKWYRLWTRFILVWAVYSSFFTPLEFGFFRGLPRNLFFLDIAGQIAFLIDIVLRFFVAYRDPDTYRMVHNPTSIALRYCKSSFIFDLLGCFPWDAIYKACGSKEEVRYLLWIRLTRAMKVTEFFRSMEKDIRINYLFTRIVKLIVVELYCTHTAACIFYYLATTLPESMEGYTWIGSLQLGDYSYSHFREIDLTKRYMTSLYFAIVTMATVGYGDIHAVNVREMIFIMIYVSFDMILGAYLIGNMTALIVKGSRTERFRDKMKEVIRYMNRNKLGKDIREQIKGHLRLQYESSYTEASVLQDIPVSIRAKISQTLYKPYIESIPLFKGCSAEFIQQIVIRLQEEFFLPGEVILEQGSAVDQLYFVCHGALEGVGIGEDGQEETILMLEPESSFGEIAVLCNIPQPFTVRVCELCRLLRLDKQSFTNILEIFFVDGRRILSNLSESSEYGSRIKQLESDITFHIGKQEAELTLRVNNAAFYGDMHQLKSLIRAGADPKNTDYDGRSPLHLAACKGFEDVVQFLLHEGVDIDLSDKFGNTPLLEAVKQGHDRVATLLFSKGAKLSLENAGSHLCTAVARGDTDFVRRALAYGGDPNARDYDHRAPLHIAAAEGLYLMAKLLVDAGASVFATDRWGTTPLDEGRRCGSRTMVQLLEAAKSGELSRFPERGEEVRDKMHPRRCSVFPHHPWDGGERRREGVVVWIPHTIEGLVSSAQEKLGLAGSGEGLRLLGEDGARVLDVDMVHDGQKLYLVGGGGGDDGGTEARQ